CCTCGATCACCCGCTCGGTGTGGCCATGAGCGGTATCGAGGGCGAGGACGTCGGCCTTGGCCCTGAGCATTTCCTGGGCTCGCTCGAGAAAATCTCCGGTGGCGCCGATCGCCGCCCCTACCCGCAAGCGTCCGTGAGCGTCCTTGGTAGCGCCCGGGAACTGGATTCGCTTCTGGATGTCTTTTACGGTGATCAGCCCTTTGAGGTTGAAATCTTTGTCCACCACCAGCAACTTTTCAATGCGGTGTTGCTGGAGAATGCGCTCAGCATCTTCGAGCGTCGTGCCCACCGGCACGGTGACCAATTTCTCTTTGGTCATCACTTCGGCCACCTTGAGGTCGAGCCGCTTCTCAAAGCGCAAGTCGCGGTTGGTCAGGATGCCCACCAGCCGCGGGCCGCGGGTGACCGGGAGGCCGGAAATGCGGTAGTTCCCCATGATCTCAAGTGCTTCTTCGATCTTCGCCTCCGGGGAGATCGTTACCGGGTCCACAATCATGCCGCTTTCCGAGCGCTTGACCCGGTCCACTTCCTCGGCCTGCCTCTCCACCGGCATGCCGCGATGGATGATCCCGATCCCGCCGTGGCGGGCCAGAGCGATCGCCAATCGCGATTCCGTCACCGTGTCCATCGCCGCGCTCACGATGGGAACTCCCAGCTCAACGTTCCGGGTCAAACGAGTGGTGGTGTCCACCCCTGCGGGCAAGACGGAAGAGCGTCCGGGGAGCAAGAGCACGTCATCAAAGGTAAGCGCTTCGGGAGGCGAAACCTGGAGCATAAGTCCCTCAATCCTGCGGCGGGAGAAGATGAGCGTTCGCCGCAGGCGTGCCCGAATCGGGCCACGTAAACTGGCTATTCTAGGGTTTACCGCCCAAAGGGTCAAGGATGCCTACTGGGATGCTGAAAAACCACCCCAAAGTGTCATTCCGAGGCCACACGGTTCTTATGGGGCCGAGGAATCTGCTTTGTCGTCAGCTCCTTGCAAAGCACAAGCAGATTCCTCGCTTCGCTCGGAATGACAAGGGCACCACTTTTTCAGCACACTGCTAAGGTCCTCGAACGATGCGGCGAATACTGTTCCCGGTGGTGA
This window of the Candidatus Acidiferrales bacterium genome carries:
- the guaB gene encoding IMP dehydrogenase; this encodes MLQVSPPEALTFDDVLLLPGRSSVLPAGVDTTTRLTRNVELGVPIVSAAMDTVTESRLAIALARHGGIGIIHRGMPVERQAEEVDRVKRSESGMIVDPVTISPEAKIEEALEIMGNYRISGLPVTRGPRLVGILTNRDLRFEKRLDLKVAEVMTKEKLVTVPVGTTLEDAERILQQHRIEKLLVVDKDFNLKGLITVKDIQKRIQFPGATKDAHGRLRVGAAIGATGDFLERAQEMLRAKADVLALDTAHGHTERVIEAVRALKKKFPDVDLIAGNVGTYDGAKELAALGIDGLKVGVGPGSICTTRIVTGAGVPQLTAIAEAARATQGTGVPIIADGGIKYSGDVSKAIAAGASTVMIGSLFAGTDESPGETILFQGRTFKSYRGMGSIGAMDTGTADRYGQETAPRDKTVPEGVEGRVPCKGPLAGLVEQLVGGLRSGMGYCGCCTIAELQEKAKFIRITSAGLRESHVHDVIITKEAPNYRIE